A single Trueperaceae bacterium DNA region contains:
- a CDS encoding coproporphyrinogen-III oxidase family protein, with translation MPDLPAPSALYVHVPFCPHVCPYCDFHKMRRDEVLVGRYLDRLEVEIADLAARYGGPLETVYLGGGTPSHLDDAELDRVLGAIRAGFGGLGRRETTLEADPGTFDAARLARFRAAGVTRVSIGLQSTFDPTLRFLGRAHDAASGVAAVEAAVAEDLDVAVDLIVGVAGRTPDADVARLAAAGVGHVSVYALTVEPFTPFARRGVRVDEDRAADDLAAAEAALEGAGFRRYEVSNYARPGREAIHNATYWHGAPFLAAGPSAAAYLPDGPYGTRVTAPPIKAWLAGDGGEREALDGDALLLERALTGLRTARGVDLAALGAASGRNVRAAWAPGLDAERAEGRLELVPPAALAGTPAATSLRHATGADDDAGTILRATPAGVQVLDAVVRRLVGAAALT, from the coding sequence GTGCCCGACCTCCCCGCCCCGTCGGCGTTGTACGTCCACGTGCCCTTCTGCCCGCACGTGTGTCCCTACTGCGACTTCCACAAGATGCGTCGCGACGAGGTGCTCGTCGGGCGCTACCTCGATCGCCTCGAGGTCGAGATCGCGGACCTCGCCGCGCGCTACGGCGGGCCGCTGGAGACGGTGTACCTGGGGGGCGGGACCCCGTCGCACCTCGACGACGCGGAACTCGACCGGGTGCTCGGCGCGATCCGCGCCGGGTTCGGGGGGCTCGGGCGGCGCGAAACGACGCTCGAGGCGGACCCCGGCACGTTCGACGCCGCCCGGCTGGCGCGGTTTCGCGCCGCGGGCGTGACCCGCGTTTCGATCGGCCTGCAGAGCACGTTTGATCCCACCCTGCGGTTCCTGGGGCGCGCGCACGACGCGGCGTCCGGCGTCGCGGCGGTGGAGGCGGCGGTCGCGGAGGACCTCGACGTCGCGGTCGACCTGATCGTGGGGGTGGCGGGCCGGACGCCGGACGCCGACGTCGCCCGCCTCGCCGCCGCCGGCGTCGGGCACGTCTCGGTGTACGCCCTCACGGTGGAGCCGTTCACGCCGTTCGCGCGTCGCGGCGTCCGCGTCGACGAGGACCGCGCCGCGGACGACCTCGCCGCCGCGGAGGCGGCGCTCGAGGGGGCCGGCTTCCGCCGCTACGAGGTGTCGAACTACGCCCGACCCGGGCGCGAAGCGATCCACAACGCCACCTACTGGCACGGCGCGCCGTTCCTTGCCGCCGGCCCCAGCGCCGCGGCGTACCTGCCCGACGGCCCGTACGGCACGCGCGTCACGGCGCCCCCCATCAAGGCGTGGCTGGCGGGCGACGGCGGGGAGCGCGAAGCGCTCGACGGCGACGCCCTCCTGCTCGAGCGGGCGTTGACGGGCCTGCGGACGGCGCGCGGCGTGGACCTCGCGGCGTTGGGCGCCGCCAGCGGCCGTAACGTGCGGGCGGCGTGGGCGCCCGGCCTGGATGCGGAGCGCGCCGAGGGCCGGCTGGAGCTCGTCCCCCCCGCCGCGCTGGCCGGGACGCCGGCCGCGACGTCGCTGCGCCACGCGACCGGCGCCGACGACGACGCCGGCACGATCCTGCGCGCCACCCCCGCCGGCGTCCAGGTCCTCGACGCCGTGGTGCGGCGGCTGGTGGGCGCCGCCGCGCTCACCTGA